In Pedobacter heparinus DSM 2366, the following are encoded in one genomic region:
- a CDS encoding O-antigen ligase family protein: MMQFFNQLPFSLKRILFVIIGLILTTAISFFSFQLGIIVPLIAIGLSAAVIFLIISFNHPKITLWALISYCFSIALISREIGGDIPYGTFIEVLLFLTWLFAVLRVPVEEWKKVKNDLFYIIVIWFLLSVLEVANPAGASIMGWLQEIRSAALYPLLIIPVTYVLFNTKKDLDSFLVLVIVFSVFGAINGIKQLYIGLSPGEQRFIDDGGYVTHMLFGQLRVFSFYSEAAQFGASQAHIGLICLILAFGPYKWWKRALLFCISLLLLYGMLISGTRGALFVLVSGVFLAIILSKQIKVILIGGLIACSCLFILKFTYIGNGNYQIYRLRSALDPTDASFNVRLNTQKLLREYMSTRPFGGGLGVIGAWGAKYNQDKFLAHIPPDSYWVKVWAMYGIIGFIIWLCIMMYILGKCCGIVWNIRDPDLRIKGIAMTSGYAGILICSYGNEVINTMPSSIIVYVSWVFIFISPVLDKEISNKNNL; the protein is encoded by the coding sequence ATGATGCAATTTTTTAATCAATTGCCTTTTAGTTTAAAAAGGATCTTGTTTGTCATTATTGGTTTGATTTTGACAACGGCGATTAGTTTTTTTTCATTCCAATTGGGAATTATTGTCCCCTTAATTGCGATAGGTTTATCCGCTGCTGTTATTTTTCTGATCATTAGCTTTAATCATCCTAAGATCACATTATGGGCTTTAATTTCCTATTGCTTCTCCATTGCATTGATAAGTAGAGAAATTGGCGGGGATATTCCATATGGTACATTCATAGAAGTATTGTTATTTCTCACCTGGTTATTTGCAGTACTCAGGGTGCCGGTTGAAGAATGGAAGAAAGTTAAGAATGATCTTTTTTATATAATAGTAATTTGGTTTTTACTAAGCGTTTTAGAGGTAGCAAATCCGGCGGGGGCAAGTATAATGGGTTGGTTACAGGAGATCAGATCGGCAGCACTATATCCTTTGTTAATTATACCTGTCACCTATGTTTTATTTAATACTAAGAAAGACCTAGATTCTTTTTTAGTATTAGTAATTGTCTTTTCCGTATTTGGAGCAATAAATGGTATCAAACAATTATATATTGGTCTTTCACCCGGCGAACAACGGTTTATTGACGACGGAGGTTACGTTACCCATATGTTATTCGGTCAGCTACGCGTGTTTTCATTTTATAGTGAAGCGGCCCAATTTGGAGCTTCTCAAGCGCATATCGGTTTAATATGTCTTATTTTAGCCTTTGGGCCTTACAAATGGTGGAAAAGAGCTTTATTATTTTGTATTTCTCTTCTTTTGCTTTACGGGATGCTTATTTCTGGTACAAGAGGAGCACTTTTTGTGCTGGTATCTGGTGTATTTTTAGCAATAATATTGAGTAAGCAAATAAAGGTCATTCTTATAGGTGGGCTTATTGCCTGTTCTTGTTTGTTTATACTTAAATTTACTTATATAGGAAATGGAAATTATCAGATTTACCGTTTAAGAAGTGCTTTAGACCCTACGGATGCATCATTTAATGTAAGGCTTAACACTCAAAAATTGCTTAGAGAGTATATGAGTACCAGGCCTTTTGGGGGCGGACTTGGTGTTATTGGAGCCTGGGGAGCAAAGTATAACCAGGATAAGTTTTTAGCGCATATTCCTCCAGATAGTTATTGGGTAAAGGTATGGGCAATGTATGGAATAATAGGTTTTATAATATGGCTGTGTATCATGATGTATATCCTGGGTAAATGTTGTGGTATTGTTTGGAACATCAGGGATCCGGACCTAAGAATAAAAGGGATAGCAATGACATCTGGTTATGCCGGTATTTTAATTTGTAGTTATGGAAACGAAGTTATTAATACAATGCCATCCTCAATAATTGTATATGTTTCATGGGTGTTTATATTTATAAGTCCAGTTTTAGATAAAGAAATATCAAATAAAAATAATTTGTAA
- a CDS encoding acyltransferase has protein sequence MLSLEMSLTSKIKSNPLLKKMAHWLLIPSGEHRPRLWVRLFINPFKHKRGRKSIIRSRTRLDVFPFSQFVLGDGSVIEDFGTINNGVGEVIIGHRTIIGLGNTIIGPVVIGDDVMLAQNIVLSGMNHGYQDVTIPPSRQKEIRKLITIGDAVWIGANSVITAGVTVGKHSVIGAGSVVTKDIPPFSVAIGNPAKVIKQYDELSGTWKKIDKSYK, from the coding sequence ATGCTATCTTTGGAAATGTCATTGACTTCTAAAATAAAATCGAATCCATTGCTAAAGAAAATGGCACACTGGCTGCTCATACCAAGTGGCGAACACAGGCCAAGGCTTTGGGTAAGGTTATTTATCAATCCATTTAAACACAAAAGGGGAAGAAAATCTATAATTCGATCTAGGACTCGTCTTGACGTATTCCCTTTTAGTCAGTTTGTTTTAGGAGATGGTTCTGTAATTGAAGATTTTGGTACGATTAATAATGGTGTTGGAGAGGTTATAATAGGACACCGGACAATTATTGGTTTAGGAAATACAATTATTGGTCCTGTTGTTATTGGAGACGATGTCATGTTAGCTCAAAATATTGTTTTGTCAGGAATGAACCACGGTTATCAGGACGTTACCATACCACCAAGTAGACAAAAAGAAATTAGAAAATTGATTACCATAGGTGATGCTGTATGGATTGGCGCTAATAGTGTCATTACTGCTGGGGTAACTGTTGGAAAACACAGTGTTATTGGAGCCGGAAGTGTGGTTACTAAAGATATTCCACCTTTTTCTGTTGCTATTGGTAATCCGGCTAAAGTGATAAAACAGTACGATGAATTAAGTGGGACCTGGAAAAAGATAGATAAGTCGTATAAATAA
- a CDS encoding glycosyltransferase family 2 protein, protein MNLIKSPFDEVTLLITHYNRSRSLERLLQSFSDYGTRFYDIIVSDDGSKSEHISYITELKKRFDFQLLLAEKNRGLGNNINKGQEAVKSEFTLYVQEDFVPLPGFEKPLADGLSILKDDPSADTVRFYSYLDYPQKKYYRDGFSEMIFDPFSLNLHKFPLYSDHPHLRRSNFLKKFGKYNENKHSDKTEFEMMLSFIRNKGKGYLYNDYKSVFDQVNDSFEPSTVHRVSWRASNNLLIKWIRYIYRQISYNYSLYIK, encoded by the coding sequence ATGAATCTAATTAAAAGTCCATTCGACGAAGTTACCTTATTAATAACGCACTACAATCGAAGCAGGTCTTTGGAAAGGTTATTGCAAAGTTTTTCCGATTACGGCACAAGATTCTATGACATAATCGTATCTGATGATGGAAGTAAATCCGAGCATATTTCCTATATAACCGAGCTTAAGAAGAGATTTGATTTCCAGCTTTTACTTGCCGAAAAGAACAGAGGCCTGGGAAATAATATTAATAAGGGACAGGAGGCTGTAAAAAGTGAGTTTACCTTATATGTTCAGGAAGATTTTGTTCCGCTTCCCGGGTTTGAAAAACCCCTGGCCGATGGATTAAGTATTTTAAAAGACGATCCCTCCGCTGATACTGTTCGGTTTTACTCGTATCTTGATTATCCACAAAAAAAATATTATAGAGATGGATTTTCAGAAATGATCTTTGATCCTTTTTCTTTGAATCTACACAAATTTCCACTATACAGTGATCATCCTCATTTGAGAAGAAGTAACTTTCTGAAAAAATTTGGCAAGTACAATGAAAATAAGCACTCTGATAAAACAGAATTTGAAATGATGCTTTCGTTTATCAGAAATAAAGGTAAAGGATATCTTTATAATGACTATAAATCTGTTTTTGATCAGGTTAATGATTCTTTTGAACCAAGCACAGTACACCGCGTATCTTGGAGAGCAAGTAACAATTTATTGATCAAGTGGATACGGTATATCTATAGACAGATATCATATAATTATTCGCTCTATATAAAATAA